CCGCATCGACAACGGCAAGAGCTGGGATGCTATGGCACAGGGCACCCGCCACGTGCCGGGCACGCCGGGGGCGACGGGCGGGGCGCAGGGCAGCGGCCCGCGCAGCGACAGCAGCGCCGACCTGTTCCAGAACCGGGAGGACGCCGAGCAGCAACGCTTCTACAACGGCATGGTCCGCGAGCTGGGCGACATCCTGCGCCTGGGCAACCTGCGGGAGCTGATTCTGGTGGGGCCAGCCGAGCGCGTCGCCGCCTTCAGGGCCGAGATTCCCGACAAGGCCCCCTTCGAGGTGATCGGGGAAACCAACGTGACTGGCGGCGCGGGCTGGGTGAACCCGAAAGACATCCTGGAAAAAATCCAGCCGATTCTGGAGGACCACCGCCGCCAGACCGAGGAGTTCCTGCTGGGCGAGATTCAGGAACACGGCGTGATGGAGCTGGAGCGTGTGCTGGAGATGGTACAGGAGGCCCGCATCTACCGCCTCGTGATTCCCGAGGACGGCTCGGACTTCCACCTGTACCGCAGCCACAACCGCGAGGTGCCCTACTTCACCGGCAAAAAGGACGTGACCGAAAGCCCCCTCGACGGCAGCCTGATGGAACGCGTGACGCTGGAGG
This genomic stretch from Deinococcus carri harbors:
- a CDS encoding VLRF1 family aeRF1-type release factor, which translates into the protein MITRADIQRIQSLPDNAMVLMAVIDVNPALPDNSSTALQTRVKSGMQEAGVPPTVMNQVLEDLPTAQMQSGKSAFYLVGQDLFERYDVQADLPERFHYGRPLRAMLTSVLDLLPTVAVLAVDREWARLFLLRQGELTEITREENVRIDNGKSWDAMAQGTRHVPGTPGATGGAQGSGPRSDSSADLFQNREDAEQQRFYNGMVRELGDILRLGNLRELILVGPAERVAAFRAEIPDKAPFEVIGETNVTGGAGWVNPKDILEKIQPILEDHRRQTEEFLLGEIQEHGVMELERVLEMVQEARIYRLVIPEDGSDFHLYRSHNREVPYFTGKKDVTESPLDGSLMERVTLEEVLPDLTDLYGLTVTRLHGDQANRLVQEFGGVAGLPRY